In Phlebotomus papatasi isolate M1 chromosome 1, Ppap_2.1, whole genome shotgun sequence, the following proteins share a genomic window:
- the LOC129799305 gene encoding mucin-2-like isoform X4: protein MTKVFLKCFLLVTVLVYGVKCRPKDHNHAFNHREFALNAIDKLKSQDLSKSRREDVEDLREDTVEAFDKCDKLYELTNQIWVYKKCSGEIFGKTMEKVKKLKEKIEKDSNKKDSNETDSDESNESSESKDKKSKEKDSNKHNHHNHGHNNNHHNKPTTKAPRPTRPSNKPNKPTTSDPSNSDSTTTQSPTSGAPVVTDAPTSAPGATQGPTSGAPGVTDAPTSAPGETQGPTSGAPGVTDAPTSAPSATQGPTSGAPGVTDAPTSAPGATQGPTTGAPGVTDSPTSAPGATQGPTSGAPGVTDAPTSAPGSTQGPTSGAPGVTDSPTSAPGATQGPTSGAPGVTDSPTSAPGATQGPTSGAPGVTDAPTSAPGATQGPTSGAPGVTDAPTSAPGATQGPTSGAPGVTDAPTSAPGATQGPTSGAPSVTDAPTSAPGSTQGPTSGAPGVTDAPTSAPGETQGPTSGAPGVTDAPTSAPGATQGPTSGAPGVTDAPTSAPGATQGPTSGVPGVTDAPTSAPGATQGPTSGAPGVTDAPTSAPGSTQGPTSGAPSVTDAPTSAPGSTQGPTSGAPGVTDSPTSAPGATQGPTSGAPGVTDAPTSAPGATQGPTSGAPGVTDAPTSAPGATQGPTSGAPGVTDAPTSAPGSTQGPTSGAPGVTDSPTSAPGATQGPTSGAPGVTDAPTSSPAATQGPTSGAPGVTDAPTSAPGATQGPTSGSPGVTDAPTSAPGATQGPTSGAPGVTDAPTSAPGATQGPTSGAPVVTDAPTSAPGATQGPTSSAPGVTDAPTSAPGATQGPTSGSPGVTDAPTSAPGATQGPTSGAPGVTDAPTSAPGATQGPTSGAPGVTDAPTSAPGATQGPTSGAPGVTDAPTSAPGATQGPTSGAPAVTDAPTSSPGATQGPTTGAPGVTDGPTSAPGATQGPTSGAPGVTDAPTSAPGATQGPTSGAPGVTDAPTSAPGATQGPTSGAPGVTDAPTSAPGSTQGPTSGAPGVTDAPTSAPGETQGPTSGAPGVTDAPTSAPGATQGPTSGTPGVTDAPTSAPGATQGPTSGAPGVTDAPTSAPGATQGPTSGPPGVTDAPTSAPGATQGPTSGAPDLTDAPTSAPGATQGPTSGAPGVTDAPTSAPGATQGPTSGAPGVTDAPTSAPGATQGPTSGAPGVTETTTLAPGATEGPTSGAPGVTDAPTPAPGATQGPTSGAPGVTDAPTSAPGATEGPTSGAPGVTDAPTSAPGATQGPTSSAPGVTDTPTSAPGATQGPTSGAPVVTDAPTSAPGATQGPTSSAPGVTDAPTSAPGATQGPTSGAPGGTDAPTSAPGATQGPTSGAPGETDATTSAPGATQGPTSGAPGVTDAPTSAPGSTQGPTSGAPGVTDAPTSAPGATQGPTSGAPGVTETTTLAPGATDGPTSGAPGVTDAPTSAPGATQGPTSGAPGVTDAPTSAPGATEGPTSGAPGVTDAPTSAPGATQGPTSGAPGVTDAPTSAPGATQGPTSGAPGVTDAPTSAPDATEGPTSGAPVVTDAPTSAPGATEGPTSGAPVVTDAPTSAPGATQGPTSGAPGVTDAPTSAPGATQGPTSGAPGVTDAPTSAPGASEAPTSSAPVVTDAPTSVPGATEGPTSGAPVVTDAPTSAPGATEGPTSGAPVVTDAPTSAPGATEAPTSSAPVITDAPTSAPGVTGGPTSGAPGVTDGPTSAPGATQEPTPGAPVVTDAPTSVPGATQGPTSGAPGVTDAPTSAPGATQGPTSGAPVVTDAPTSAPGETQGPTSGAPVVTDASTSAPGATEAPTSGAPVVTDAPTSAPGATEAPTSSAPVVTDAPTSAPGATDAPTSSAPVVTDAPTSAPGATQGPTSGAPVVTDAPTSAPGATDAPTSSAPVVTDSPTSAPGATQGPTSGAPVVTDAPTSAPGATDAQTSSSPVVTDAPTSAPGATQGPTSGAPVVTDAPTSAPIATEAPTSGAPVVTDAPTSAPGATQGPTSGAPVVTDAPTSAPGATEAPTSSAPVVTDSPTSAPGATQGPTSSAPVVTDAPTLAPGATDAPTSGAPGVTDAPKSTPGATQGPTSGAPVVTDAPTSAPGSTEAPTSGAPVVTDAPTSAPGTTQGPTSGAPVVTDAPTSAPGATEGPTSSAPVVTDAPTSAPGATQGPTSGAPVVTDAPTSAPIATEAPTSSAPVVTDAPTSAPGATQGPTSGAPVVTDAPTSAPGATQGPTSSAPVVTDAPTSAPGATQGPTSGAPVVTDAPTSAPGATEAPTSGAPVVTDAPTSAPGATEAPTSSAPVVTDSPTSAPGATQGPTSSAPVVTDAPTSAPGATDAPTSSAPVVTDAPTSAPGATQGPTSGAPVVTDAPTSAPGATEAPTSGSPVVTDAPTSAPGATQSPTSGAPVVTDAPTSAPGATEAPTSGAPVVTDAPTSAPGATQGPTSGAPVVTDAPTLAPGATEAPTSSAPVVTDAPTAAPGATQGPTSGAPVVTDAPTSAPGSTQGPTSGAPVVTDAPTSAPGATEAPTSGAPVVTDAPTSAPGATEAPTSGAPVVTDAPTSAPGATQGPTSGAPVVTDAPTSAPGATEAPTSGAPVVTDAPTSAPGATHGPTSGAPVVTDAPTSAPGATQGPTSGAPVVTDAPTSAPGATEAPTSGVPVVTDAPTSAPGSTQGPTSGAPVVTDAPTSAPGATEAPTSGAPVVTDAPTSAPGATQGPTSGAPVVTDAPTSAPGATEAPTSGAPVVTDAPTSAPGATQGPTSGAPVVTDAPTSAPGATEAPTSSAPVVTDASTSAPGATEAPTSGAPVVTDAPTSAPGATEGPTLSAPVVTDAPTSAPGATEGPTSSAPVVTDAPTSAPGVTEAPTSGAPVVTAAPTSAPGVTEAPTSGAPVVTAAPTSAPGATEGPTSSAPVVTDAPTSAPGATEAPTSGAPVVTDAPTSAPGATEGPTSSAPVVTDAPTSAPGATDGPTSSAPVVTDAPTSAPGATEGPTSSAPVVTDAPTSAPGVTEAPTSGAPVVTAAPTSAPGSTQAPTSSAPVATESSTVVASVTQGPSSSLGYSEVPSSEAPPVTQTESSIPPSSEPLVSTISSVQPTPNTVIPTTASPDPLTQTEYVI, encoded by the exons ATGACGAaagtttttctaaagtgttttCTGCTAGTGACAGTGCTAGTTTATGGTGTAAAG TGTCGACCAAAGGATCACAACCATGCATTCAACCACAGAGAATTTGCCCTCAATGCGATAGATAAACTAAAATCGCAAGATCTCTCAAAGAGTAGACGCGAAGATGTCGAAGATTTGAGAGAGGATACAGTGGAAGCCTTCGACAAGTGTGATAAGCTTTATGAATTAACCAACCAAATATGGGTGTACAAGAAATGTTCAGGCGAAATATTCGGAAAGACAatggaaaaagtgaaaaaactgaaagaaaaaatagaaaaagattcaaataaaaaagattCCAATGAGACTGATTCGGATGAGTCTAATGAATCAAGTGAATCTAAAGACAAGAAATCTAAGGAGAAAGACTCAAACAAACACAATCATCACAATCACGGCCATAACAATAATCACCACAATAAGCCAACAACGAAAGCACCACGCCCAACGCGACCATCCAATAAACCCAACAAACCCACGACATCTGACCCCTCTAATTCGGACTCCACAACCACCCAAAGCCCAACCTCAGGAGCTCCAGTCGTAACTGATGCTCCGACATCAGCTCCCGGTGCAACTCAGGGTCCAACTTCAGGAGCACCAGGTGTAACTGACGCTCCAACGTCAGCACCCGGTGAAACTCAGGGTCCAACTTCAGGTGCTCCAGGTGTGACTGACGCCCCGACCTCAGCTCCTAGTGCAACTCAGGGTCCAACTTCAGGTGCTCCAGGTGTAACTGATGCCCCGACATCAGCTCCCGGTGCAACTCAGGGTCCAACTACAGGAGCTCCAGGTGTAACTGACTCCCCGACATCAGCTCCTGGTGCAACTCAGGGACCAACTTCAGGTGCTCCAGGTGTAACTGATGCCCCGACATCAGCACCCGGTTCAACTCAGGGTCCAACTTCAGGTGCTCCAGGTGTAACTGACTCCCCGACATCAGCTCCTGGTGCAACTCAGGGACCAACTTCAGGTGCTCCAGGTGTAACTGACTCCCCGACCTCAGCTCCTGGTGCAACTCAGGGTCCAACTTCAGGTGCTCCGGGTGTAACTGATGCCCCGACATCGGCACCCGGTGCAACTCAGGGTCCAACTTCAGGAGCTCCAGGTGTAACTGACGCCCCGACCTCAGCTCCTGGTGCAACTCAGGGACCAACTTCAGGTGCTCCAGGTGTAACTGATGCCCCGACATCAGCACCCGGTGCAACTCAGGGTCCAACTTCAGGTGCTCCAAGTGTGACTGACGCTCCAACATCAGCACCCGGTTCAACTCAGGGTCCAACTTCAGGAGCACCAGGTGTAACTGACGCTCCAACGTCAGCACCCGGTGAAACTCAGGGTCCAACTTCAGGTGCTCCAGGTGTGACTGACGCCCCGACCTCAGCTCCTGGTGCAACTCAGGGTCCAACTTCAGGTGCTCCAGGTGTAACTGATGCCCCGACATCGGCACCCGGTGCAACTCAGGGTCCAACTTCAGGAGTTCCAGGTGTAACTGACGCCCCGACCTCAGCTCCTGGTGCAACTCAGGGACCAACTTCAGGTGCTCCAGGTGTAACTGATGCCCCGACATCAGCACCCGGTTCAACTCAGGGTCCAACTTCAGGAGCTCCAAGTGTTACTGACGCCCCGACATCAGCACCCGGTTCAACTCAGGGTCCAACTTCAGGTGCTCCAGGTGTAACTGACTCCCCGACATCAGCTCCTGGTGCAACTCAGGGTCCAACTTCAGGTGCTCCAGGTGTAACTGACGCCCCGACTTCAGCTCCTGGTGCAACTCAGGGTCCAACTTCAGGTGCTCCAGGTGTAACTGACGCCCCGACCTCAGCTCCTGGTGCAACTCAGGGTCCAACTTCAGGAGCCCCAGGTGTAACCGACGCCCCGACATCAGCACCCGGTTCAACTCAGGGTCCAACTTCAGGTGCTCCAGGTGTAACTGACTCCCCGACATCAGCTCCTGGTGCAACTCAGGGTCCAACTTCAGGTGCTCCGGGTGTAACTGATGCCCCGACATCATCACCCGCTGCAACTCAGGGTCCAACTTCAGGTGCTCCAGGTGTAACTGACGCCCCTACCTCAGCCCCTGGTGCAACACAGGGTCCAACTTCAGGATCTCCAGGTGTGACTGACGCTCCAACATCAGCTCCTGGTGCAACTCAGGGTCCAACTTCAGGTGCTCCAGGTGTAACTGACGCCCCTACCTCAGCCCCTGGTGCAACTCAGGGTCCAACTTCAGGTGCTCCAGTTGTAACAGACGCACCAACATCAGCTCCCGGTGCAACCCAGGGTCCAACTTCAAGTGCTCCAGGTGTAACTGACGCCCCTACCTCAGCCCCTGGTGCAACACAGGGTCCAACTTCAGGATCTCCAGGTGTGACTGACGCTCCAACATCAGCTCCTGGTGCAACTCAGGGTCCAACTTCAGGAGCTCCAGGTGTAACTGACGCCCCGACCTCAGCTCCTGGTGCAACTCAGGGTCCAACTTCAGGAGCTCCAGGTGTGACAGACGCTCCAACATCAGCACCCGGTGCAACACAGGGTCCAACTTCAGGTGCTCCAGGTGTAACCGACGCTCCAACATCAGCACCAGGTGCAACTCAGGGTCCAACTTCAGGTGCTCCAGCTGTAACTGATGCCCCGACATCATCACCCGGTGCAACTCAGGGTCCAACTACAGGTGCTCCAGGTGTAACCGATGGCCCGACATCAGCTCCTGGTGCAACTCAGGGTCCAACTTCAGGAGCTCCAGGTGTAACTGATGCCCCGACATCAGCACCCGGTGCAACTCAGGGTCCAACTTCAGGAGCTCCAGGTGTAACTGATGCACCGACCTCAGCTCCTGGTGCAACTCAGGGTCCAACTTCAGGTGCTCCAGGTGTAACCGACGCTCCAACATCAGCACCCGGTTCAACTCAGGGTCCAACTTCAGGTGCTCCTGGCGTCACCGACGCTCCAACATCAGCTCCCGGTGAAACTCAGGGTCCAACTTCAGGAGCTCCAGGTGTAACTGACGCCCCGACATCAGCTCCTGGTGCAACTCAGGGTCCAACTTCAGGAACTCCAGGTGTAACTGATGCCCCGACATCGGCACCCGGTGCAACTCAGGGTCCAACTTCAGGTGCTCCAGGTGTAACTGACGCCCCGACATCAGCACCCGGTGCAACTCAGGGTCCAACTTCAGGTCCTCCAGGTGTGACTGACGCTCCGACCTCAGCTCCTGGTGCAACTCAGGGTCCAACTTCAGGAGCTCCAGATCTAACTGACGCCCCGACCTCAGCTCCTGGTGCAACTCAGGGTCCAACTTCAG GTGCTCCAGGTGTAACTGACGCCCCGACCTCAGCTCCTGGTGCAACTCAGGGTCCAACTTCAGGTGCTCCAGGTGTAACTGACGCCCCGACATCAGCACCCGGTGCAACTCAGGGACCAACTTCAGGTGCTCCAGGTGTAACTGAAACTACAACATTAGCTCCCGGTGCAACTGAGGGTCCAACTTCAGGAGCTCCAGGTGTGACTGATGCTCCAACACCAGCGCCCGGTGCAACTCAGGGTCCAACTTCAGGTGCTCCAGGTGTAACCGACGCTCCAACATCAGCACCTGGTGCAACTGAGGGACCAACTTCAGGAGCTCCAGGTGTAACTGACGCACCAACATCAGCACCCGGTGCAACTCAGGGTCCAACTTCAAGTGCTCCAGGTGTAACCGACACTCCAACATCAGCACCCGGTGCAACTCAGGGTCCAACTTCAGGAGCTCCAGTTGTAACTGATGCCCCGACATCAGCACCCGGTGCAACTCAAGGTCCAACTTCAAGTGCTCCAGGTGTAACTGACGCCCCGACATCAGCACCTGGTGCAACTCAGGGTCCAACTTCAGGAGCTCCAGGTGGAACTGATGCCCCGACATCAGCACCCGGTGCAACTCAGGGACCAACTTCAGGAGCTCCAGGTGAGACTGATGCTACAACATCAGCACCCGGTGCAACTCAGGGACCAACTTCAGGAGCTCCAGGTGTGACTGATGCTCCAACATCAGCTCCCGGTTCAACCCAGGGTCCAACTTCAGGTGCTCCAGGTGTAACCGACGCTCCAACATCAGCTCCTGGTGCAACTCAGGGTCCAACTTCAGGTGCTCCAGGTGTAACTGAAACTACAACATTAGCTCCCGGTGCAACTGACGGTCCAACTTCAGGAGCTCCAGGTGTGACTGATGCTCCAACATCAGCGCCCGGTGCAACTCAGGGTCCAACTTCAGGTGCTCCAGGTGTAACCGACGCTCCAACATCAGCACCCGGTGCAACTGAGGGACCAACTTCAGGAGCTCCAGGTGTGACTGACGCACCAACATCAGCACCCGGTGCAACTCAGGGTCCAACTTCAGGTGCTCCAGGTGTAACCGACGCTCCAACGTCAGCTCCTGGTGCAACGCAGGGTCCAACTTCAGGAGCTCCAGGTGTAACAGACGCTCCAACATCAGCACCTGATGCAACTGAGGGTCCAACTTCAGGTGCTCCAGTTGTAACAGACGCTCCAACATCAGCTCCCGGTGCAACTGAGGGTCCAACTTCAGGAGCTCCAGTTGTAACAGACGCTCCAACATCAGCACCTGGTGCAACTCAAGGTCCTACTTCAGGAGCTCCAGGTGTAACTGATGCCCCGACATCAGCACCCGGTGCAACTCAGGGTCCAACTTCAGGAGCTCCAGGTGTGACTGACGCTCCAACGTCAGCTCCCGGTGCATCTGAGGCCCCAACTTCAAGTGCTCCAGTTGTAACCGACGCTCCAACATCAGTACCTGGTGCAACTGAGGGACCAACTTCAGGTGCTCCAGTTGTAACAGACGCTCCCACATCAGCTCCTGGTGCAACTGAGGGACCAACTTCAGGTGCTCCAGTTGTAACAGACGCTCCGACATCGGCTCCCGGTGCAACTGAGGCTCCAACTTCAAGTGCCCCAGTTATAACCGACGCTCCAACATCAGCTCCCGGTGTAACTGGGGGACCAACTTCAGGTGCTCCAGGTGTAACCGACGGCCCAACATCAGCACCCGGTGCAACTCAAGAACCAACTCCAGGAGCTCCGGTTGTAACAGACGCTCCAACATCAGTACCTGGTGCAACTCAGGGTCCAACTTCAGGAGCTCCAGGTGTGACTGACGCTCCAACGTCAGCTCCCGGTGCAACTCAGGGACCAACTTCAGGTGCTCCAGTTGTAACAGACGCTCCAACATCAGCTCCGGGTGAAACTCAGGGACCAACTTCAGGTGCTCCAGTTGTAACAGACGCTTCAACATCAGCTCCCGGTGCAACTGAGGCTCCAACTTCAGGTGCTCCAGTTGTAACCGACGCTCCAACATCAGCACCCGGTGCAACTGAGGCTCCAACTTCAAGTGCTCCAGTTGTAACAGACGCTCCTACATCGGCTCCCGGTGCAACTGACGCTCCAACTTCAAGTGCTCCAGTTGTAACCGACGCTCCAACATCAGCTCCCGGGGCAACTCAGGGTCCAACTTCAGGTGCTCCAGTTGTAACAGACGCTCCTACATCGGCTCCCGGTGCAACTGACGCTCCAACTTCAAGTGCTCCAGTTGTAACCGACTCCCCAACATCAGCTCCCGGGGCAACTCAGGGTCCAACTTCAGGTGCTCCAGTTGTAACAGACGCTCCTACATCGGCTCCCGGTGCAACTGACGCTCAAACTTCAAGTTCTCCAGTTGTAACCGACGCTCCAACATCAGCTCCCGGTGCTACTCAGGGTCCAACTTCAGGAGCTCCAGTTGTAACAGACGCTCCGACATCGGCTCCCATTGCAACTGAGGCTCCAACTTCAGGTGCTCCTGTTGTAACCGATGCTCCAACATCAGCTCCCGGGGCAACTCAGGGTCCAACTTCAGGTGCTCCAGTTGTAACAGACGCTCCAACATCAGCTCCCGGTGCAACTGAGGCTCCAACCTCAAGTGCACCAGTCGTAACAGACTCTCCAACATCAGCACCTGGTGCAACTCAGGGTCCAACTTCAAGTGCTCCAGTTGTAACAGACGCTCCTACATTGGCTCCCGGAGCAACTGACGCTCCAACTTCAGGTGCTCCAGGTGTAACCGACGCTCCAAAATCAACTCCCGGGGCAACTCAGGGTCCAACTTCAGGTGCTCCAGTTGTAACAGACGCTCCGACATCAGCTCCCGGTTCAACTGAGGCTCCAACTTCAGGTGCTCCAGTTGTAACAGACGCTCCTACATCAGCTCCCGGAACAACTCAGGGTCCAACTTCCGGTGCTCCAGTTGTAACAGACGCTCCAACATCAGCTCCCGGTGCAACTGAGGGTCCAACTTCAAGTGCTCCAGTTGTAACCGACGCTCCAACATCAGCTCCCGGTGCTACTCAGGGTCCAACTTCAGGAGCTCCAGTTGTAACAGACGCTCCGACATCGGCTCCCATTGCAACTGAGGCTCCAACTTCAAGTGCTCCAGTTGTAACCGACGCCCCAACATCAGCTCCCGGGGCAACTCAGGGTCCAACTTCAGGTGCTCCAGTTGTAACAGACGCTCCGACATCAGCTCCCGGGGCAACTCAGGGTCCAACTTCAAGTGCTCCAGTTGTAACAGACGCTCCGACATCAGCTCCCGGGGCAACTCAGGGTCCAACTTCAGGTGCTCCAGTTGTAACCGACGCTCCAACATCAGCTCCCGGTGCAACTGAGGCTCCAACTTCAGGTGCTCCAGTTGTAACAGACGCTCCAACATCAGCACCCGGTGCAACTGAGGCTCCAACTTCAAGTGCACCAGTCGTAACAGACTCTCCAACATCAGCACCTGGTGCAACTCAGGGTCCAACTTCAAGTGCTCCAGTTGTAACAGACGCTCCTACATCGGCTCCCGGTGCAACTGACGCTCCAACTTCAAGTGCTCCAGTTGTAACCGACGCTCCAACATCAGCACCCGGGGCAACTCAGGGTCCAACTTCAGGTGCTCCAGTTGTAACAGACGCTCCGACATCAGCTCCTGGTGCAACTGAGGCTCCAACTTCAGGATCTCCAGTTGTAACCGACGCTCCAACATCAGCTCCCGGTGCTACTCAGAGTCCAACTTCAGGTGCTCCAGTTGTAACAGACGCTCCGACATCAGCTCCTGGTGCAACTGAGGCTCCAACTTCAGGTGCTCCAGTTGTAACCGACGCTCCTACATCAGCTCCCGGGGCAACTCAGGGTCCAACTTCAGGAGCTCCAGTTGTAACAGACGCTCCGACATTGGCTCCCGGTGCAACTGAGGCTCCAACTTCAAGTGCTCCAGTTGTAACCGATGCTCCAACAGCAGCTCCCGGGGCAACTCAGGGTCCAACTTCAGGTGCTCCAGTTGTAACAGACGCTCCGACATCAGCTCCCGGTTCAACTCAGGGTCCAACTTCAGGTGCTCCAGTTGTAACAGACGCTCCGACATCAGCTCCTGGTGCAACTGAGGCTCCAACTTCAGGTGCTCCAGTTGTAACCGACGCTCCGACATCAGCTCCTGGTGCAACTGAGGCTCCAACTTCAGGTGCTCCTGTTGTAACCGATGCTCCAACATCAGCTCCCGGGGCAACTCAGGGTCCAACTTCAGGTGCTCCAGTTGTAACAGACGCTCCGACATCAGCTCCTGGTGCAACTGAGGCTCCAACTTCAGGTGCTCCAGTTGTAACCGACGCTCCAACATCAGCTCCCGGGGCAACTCACGGTCCAACTTCAGGTGCTCCTGTTGTAACCGATGCTCCAACATCAGCTCCCGGGGCAACTCAGGGTCCAACTTCAGGTGCTCCAGTTGTAACAGACGCTCCGACATCAGCTCCTGGTGCAACTGAGGCTCCAACTTCAGGTGTTCCAGTTGTAACCGACGCTCCAACATCAGCTCCCGGTTCAACTCAGGGTCCAACTTCAGGTGCTCCAGTTGTAACAGACGCTCCGACATCAGCTCCTGGTGCAACTGAGGCTCCAACTTCAGGTGCTCCAGTTGTAACCGACGCTCCGACATCAGCTCCCGGGGCAACTCAGGGTCCAACTTCAGGTGCTCCAGTTGTAACAGACGCTCCGACATCAGCTCCTGGTGCAACTGAGGCTCCAACTTCAGGTGCTCCAGTTGTAACCGACGCTCCAACATCAGCTCCCGGGGCAACTCAGGGTCCAACTTCAGGTGCTCCAGTTGTAACAGACGCTCCGACATCAGCTCCTGGTGCAACTGAGGCTCCAACTTCAAGTGCTCCAGTTGTAACAGACGCTTCGACATCAGCTCCTGGTGCAACTGAGGCTCCAACTTCAGGAGCTCCAGTTGTAACAGACGCTCCTACATCAGCTCCTGGTGCAACTGAGGGTCCAACTTTAAGTGCTCCAGTTGTAACAGACGCTCCAACATCAGCTCCCGGTGCAACTGAGGGTCCAACTTCAAGTGCTCCAGTTGTAACAGACGCTCCTACATCAGCTCCCGGTGTAACTGAGGCTCCAACTTCAGGTGCTCCAGTTGTAACCGCCGCTCCAACATCAGCTCCCGGTGTAACTGAGGCTCCAACTTCAGGTGCTCCAGTTGTAACCGCCGCTCCAACATCAGCTCCCGGGGCAACTGAGGGTCCAACTTCAAGTGCTCCAGTTGTAACAGACGCTCCTACATCAGCTCCTGGTGCAACTGAGGCTCCAACTTCAGGAGCTCCAGTTGTAACAGACGCTCCGACATCAGCTCCTGGTGCAACTGAGGGTCCAACTTCAAGTGCTCCAGTTGTAACAGACGCTCCGACATCAGCTCCTGGTGCAACTGATGGTCCAACTTCAAGTGCTCCAGTTGTAACAGACGCTCCAACATCAGCTCCCGGTGCAACTGAGGGTCCAACTTCAAGTGCTCCAGTTGTAACAGACGCTCCTACATCAGCTCCCGGTGTAACTGAGGCTCCAACTTCAGGTGCTCCAGTTGTAACCGCCGCTCCAACATCAGCTCCCGGTTCAACTCAGGCTCCAACATCAAGTGCTCCGGTTGCTACAGAATCTTCGACTGTCGTAGCTAGTGTCACGCAGGGCCCAAGTTCGTCACTTGGATATTCAGAAGTGCCCTCATCAGAAGCACCTCCAGTGACACAAACTGAATCATCGATTCCACCTTCTTCGGAACCATTGGTGTCTACAATTTCTTCAGTACAGCCAACTCCAAATACGGTGATTCCGACCACTGCTTCTCCTGATCCTCTTACTCAAACTGAATATGTTATCTAA